The genomic region TACCGTACTGGCAAATAAACCGAAGGTGGTGTGGAACATATTAAGTAATGCTTTGCTGATTTTGGCAAGTGCGCCAATCGCCTCCATGATCCCTCCAAATACCATTGCACATATGATAAGCCATATCGTGCCCAGCATTCCAGCCATTCCACTGGATGCGAAAAGATCGTTCAGTGCCTCAGAATCTGTTTCTACCGCTGTATCAACAGTTATGGCATTCATAATCCCTTTATAACCACTTATAAAATTCAGGTTTTCCATTCCACTAATTGCCAGTACCACATCAGGTTGGGCGATAAGAGCGGCTACGGCACCTAATAAAGTTCCGATCAAAAGGGCAATAAGTGGCGATGTTTTCCTTACTATAAGTACGATCACTATAATGGGAACCAGGAATAACCATGGACTAATATTGAAAGCTGCATCAATAGAGTTCAATATAGAAGTAGTATCTGTAGAACCGCTTGTATCAAGGTTCAAACCTATTATGATAAAGGCAATTAGTGTAATAGTTATAGTTGGTACCGTGGTTAGGGCCATATATCTAATGTGAGTGAACAGGTCTGTTCCAGCCATTGCAGGAGCAAGATTAGTTGTATCACTTAACGGCGACATTTTATCTCCAAAATAAGCTCCGGAAAGAATAGCTCCAGCTGTCATACCTAAGGAGATCCCTAAGGCATCGGCGATCCCGATAAGTGCAATACCAACGGTAGCTGAAGTTGTCCAGCTACTTCCGGTGGCCAATGAGATCACAGAGCAAATGATAACACAGGCCGCGAGAAAGATCGTTGGATTTAATATTTGTAATCCATAATAGATCATAGTTGGGATAATACCACTAATAAGCCAGGTACCGGCAAGTGCTCCCACCATTAATAAAATTAGAATAGCACCGGCAGTACTCTGAATGTTCTTAGCGACCTCATCTATCATATAGTCGAATTCAACTTTGTTGAAATATCCTACGATAGCAGCAACACCACCTCCAAGAAGCAGGATGAATTGATTGGAACCACTTAGGGCATCATCTCCAAAAACAAAAACGTTAAAGGCGAGCATGGCAATAAGTGCGAATACTGGAATTAATGCTTCCCAGATATTCAACTCTTTATTCTCAATTATTGCTTCATTTTCTGGCTTCTCGGTAGAGTTTTCCATTCAGTTCCTGTGGTTTATATGTGGCAAAAATAAAGCCTCACGATATACCTGAATATCATCAGATATATCGTGAGGCTTAAAATTTTAAAACCGGTCGTTAATATAGATCATTTTTTCTGATCGTAATTTTACGACTTTCGGCTTAATCCTGCAAAATTTTAGACCATTTCAGTATCTAAGACCCCAACTTTAATCATACATTCTTTCATCATTTCATAAGTTCTTGCAATATCGTTATCCAAACCAATAGAAAAACGGATCAAACCATCACTTAATCCCATTTGCTTTTGCTCTTCAATTGGAATTTCTGAAGAAGTAGAAGTTCCGGGAGCACTGAAAAGGGTTTTATAGAATCCTAGACTTACAGCCAAATAGCCTAGATTTTTTTCCTGCATCAATTCCATAAGTTCATTGGCTTTATCTAATGAACCAACATCTATGGTAAGCATTCCACCAAAACCATAGCTTTCATTCATCATTTTCTTAAAAGTGTCGTGTCCCGGGTGAGATTCCAGACCAGGGTATACTGTTGCAAATCCGTCTTCCTGGAATTTATTGGCCAGAAACATCGCATTATGGCTATGCTGTTTCATTCGGATATGCAGCGTTCTAAGGTTTTTTAGAATAGAAGCAGCTCTCAGGCTATCCATAGTTGGGCCCAGTAGCATTGCCGCGCCATCATTCACGTTACGCAGGTCATTTATGAAGTCCTTTGTTCCGCAAATAACCCCTCCAACCGTATCGCTACTGCCATTTATGAATTTGGTAAGACTATGAATTACCACATCTGCTCCTAATTTTGCCGGGCTTATGGAAAGTGGTGAAAAGGTGTTGTCTACCACCAGTTTAAGCTTGTGCACTTTAGTGATGTTTGATAAAGCTTCCAGATCTGCTATCTCTAACAAAGGATTACTTACAGATTCACAATACACGAGTTTTGTATTTTTTTGTACCGCATCATTAACCAAAAGCGGTTCGGTGATGTCTACAAAAGTTGTTTCTATGCCGAACTTAGGGGCGAAATTCTTAAGAAAAGCATAGGTGCCCCCATAAACGGTTCTGCTACAAACAATATGATCTCCGGCATTGCATAGCTGCATTAAAACTGCAGTGATAGCGCCCATTCCGGAAGCTGTGACATTTGCAGCTTCAGTTCCTTCCATCGCTGCAAGAGCTTCGCCCAGGTAAAGATTGGAAGGGGAGGAGTGTCTTGAATATAAATAACAACCTTCAGCATTGCCTTCAAATGTATCGAACATGGTTTTAGCTGAAAGGAAGGTATAAGTTGATGAATCGGAAATTGAAGGATTCACTCCTCCAAATTCTCCAAAGTATTGTAGATCCTGAATGCGGTCTGCCGGTTTATATTTCATGACGAGTAATTTTTATACTATCAAAACTCATTAGAATGAGTACTAAAAACAATGATTATCATCATATTTAGAAAATAAATCTGCATATGACCTGTATTTCAGTTTTAAAATCTATTTTTAAATGAAAATTAATCGGTATTCTGAATATTTTTAAGAATATGAAAATTGATGAGTTAGATAAAAGGATCTTGCGGCATCTTCAACAGGATAGCAAGAAAACCAATAAGGAGATCGCCAATGATCTTAGCCTTTCAGTAACTGCTGTTTATGAAAGAATCAGAAAATTGGAAAGGGAAGGGGTAATTTCAAAATATGTTGCATTACTGGATCCCGAGAAAGTGGAAAAAGGTTTTATGGTGCTATGCCAGATCAAACTCATTCAGCATAAAAAGGACTTCCTTACTAAATTCGAAAAGGAAATTACCAGCTTGCCTGAGGTCATAGAATGCCTTCACGTAAGCGGCGATTACGATTATATTCTTAAAGTTCTAGTTAAGGACATGGATGCTTACCGAGAATTTATGGTTACCAAGCTCACCAGTCTGGATCATATTGGAAGTACAAAAAGTATTTTTACCATCAATAAAGTGAAGCAAAGTACAGTGATTAGTTTGTAGGAATTAAGCTGGAAAACTATTTCAAAATTTCAGAATACTAAAAATCATAGAAGAGTTTAGGAGATTTCTGTATTAAGTAAAGAAAATCACCTAACTATTTTCATTTCTAATTTCTCAGGTCAAAACCTTCACTTAATTTCTATATAGTCCTAACCGTAATTTTTATCTAATTTCTGGATTAAGAGATAGCATTTGATTCTCTTTCCATTGATCCTATACCGGTTATCAGAGTATCTTAAAAATTAAAAATATTCTCCTTTTTAATCAGACTCATACCTCTGTAAAACTATTTATTCCGGGATTAATAGGAAATTCAACGGATAAGACGATAAAAAGCTGTATATTAAGAAAGTAATGACAATTACCTTTAAAGGACGCATAATTTCATGGTATGCGACGCCCCTCCCTTCCAATTCCATAAAATAACATTTAAAGCATTAATAATTTGTTTTTCGTATGATCGAACAGAAAAGCCAGTCAGAAGAACTACTGGAAAGAAGAAAGAATATAGTAGCCAACGGAGTTGGAGTTTTTAATACAGCCACAGTAAAAGAAGCAAAAGGAGCAATAATCACAGATTTAGATGGCCGGGAACTTATAGATTTCGCCGGAGGTATTGGAGTAGTAAATGCAGGTCATTGTCCTGAGCCGGTGGTTGAGGCCATTCGTGAACAGGCAGGGAAATACTTGCACACCAGTTTTAACGTGGTGACCTATGAACCCTATATTAAACTTTGTGAGGAGCTGGCAGAGATACTGCCGCATGGTGAGAAAACTAAAGCTATGCTTATCAGTACAGGGGCTGAAGCGGTAGAAAATGCGATTAAGATTGCCAGGCAGGCGACTAAAAGACCGGCCGTTCTGTGTTATACAGAAGCTTATCATGGCCGAACCTTAATGGCAATGAGTCTTACCAGTAAAGTGAATTACAAATTTTCCTCGGGACCTTTTGCGCCTGAAGTTTACCGTATCCCTTTTCCTAATTTTTATAAATACAGTGGAACACAGGATATGGATGATTTTGTGGAAACAGAGCTAAACCGACTCAGGGAAAGTGCACACAGTATGGTAGACATAAATAGTGTGGCTGCAATTATCATTGAGCCTATTCAGGGAGAGGGAGGTTTTAATCCTGTACCTCAGAAATACCTGGAAGGTTTGCGTTCTTTTTGTGATGAACATGGCGTGCTGTTGATTATGGATGAGATCCAGAGTGGTTTTTGCCGAACCGGGCATTGGGCCAGCTGGCAACATTATAATGTACAGCCAGATATAAGTACCTACGCTAAGTCTCTTGGTTCTGGTTTACCCATAGCAGCAGTTCTTGGTAAGGCAGAAATTATGGATGCGGCTGGCCCGGGTACTATTGGCGGAACCTATATTGGAAGTCCCGTTTGTTGCGCAGCAGCCCTTGCCACGATTCAGTATATGAAAGATCTGAATCTTAACGAAAAAGCGATTCAAATTGGAAAAATAGTCACTGATAGAATGAAGAAACTTCAGAAGGAGTTCTCAGATATAGGTGATGTGAGAGGCGTTGGAGCAATGATAGGAATTGAATTCGTGAAGGATAACGACCCTGGAAAACCTAACGGCGAACTTTGCGATAAAATAGTGAAAGGTTGTGCCGCCGAAGGTTTAGTGTTATTAAGTGCCGGAACCTTTAAAAATGTAATTAGGATACTTTCTCCCCTTGTAATTTCAGACGAGCACCTGCATCAAGGTCTCGATATTCTGGAAGATCAGATCAGAAAAAATATAGGATAGTTACACTGGAATGAGTCAGTTCTGAAAAAGATTGACGAAAAATTCTGTGTACAGAAAGCTCATTCAGTTTAAACCCATTAACCATTTAAAATAATAATTATAAGTAATGAATCCATTCGCAATTGCAGGAATACAAATGAAAGTTTCAGCGGTCGCTCCCAATGTGGAGATGATGAAGCTGAAACTTGATATTACCATGAGCCTTTATCCATGGGTAGATATGGTGGTATTTAGTGAGCTATGCGGGTATGGTCCACTAACCCATACCGCGCAGGAAATACCTGGAGAATTTGAACAAGAGATGTGCAAAATGGCCAAAAAGCATAATGTCTGGCTGCTTCCGGGTTCTATTTTTGAAAAATCTGAAGGTAAGATCTACAACACAGCCACGGTAATAAATCCCGATGGGGAAGTGGTAACGCGCTACAGAAAAATGTTTCCTTTTTATCCCTATGAAGTAGGGGTGACTCCGGGATCAGAATTTTGTGTATTTGACGTGCCAGGAGTTGCAAAATTTGGTTTGTCTATCTGCTACGATATGTGGTTTCCTGAAACCGTGCGTACCCTAACAGTTATGGGAGCAGAGGTAATTCTGCATCCAACCATGACGGGGACCATAGACAGAGAAATTGAATTATCTATAGTCAGGGCCATGGCAGCGGTTAATCAATGCTACTTTTTTGACGTAAACGGATTGGAATCGGGTGGAAGTGGTAGATCTATAGTTTGCGGGCCAGATGGCCGGGTGATTTACCAGGCAGAAGGAAATGAAGAGATCTTTCCACTGGAATTGAATATAGACAGAGTAAGAAGAAGCAGGGAGCTTGGAATACTTAGACTGGGGCAGCCCCTAAAAAGTTTCAGGGATCATATAGGTCAGTTTGGCATCTATCAGCATGGTGCGCAATTACCTTACCTCAATTCACTTGGGCCACTTATAAAACCAACCAAACTCGATACACTGTCGAAATTAAAAATGCAGGAAAATGAATATGAACCTCCTGTGAATCCTACGGGTTATAAGGGCTTTAACGAACTATAATATAGAAAACCATGGGCGGAACAACATCAAAGAGAAAAAAGAAAGAAACCAATAAAGGCATTATAAGCTGGTTTGAGATCCCGGCTATCAATTTTCAGCAATCGGTTGATTTCTACAATGAGATCTTCGGAATTGAGATGGAAAAGAACTTTGATGATAATTATGCCATGGCTTTTTTTCCAGTTGATAACGGAATAGGAGGTGCCATCGTAAAAGGTCCGGGCTCTACGCCAAGTGACACAGGGCCATTGTTATATCTAAATGCAGGGAAAGATCTAAATACTATCCTTGAAAGAGTGGAACCTGCTGGAGGAAGGATCGTAATGACGAAAACCCTCATTAATAAAGAGTCTGGTCATTTCGCCATTTTCATTGATTCTGAAGGAAACAAACTGGCTCTACATTCAAACAAATAAAATTTATGGAAGAAAATAAACCGGATAGTTCATATCATTATAATGTAGCCCAACTTCGGCTGGAGTCCTGGAACAATTTAAAGAATGAATCCATAAAACTGGAAAAATGTAACCGCGGCTCTTCAGACGAAAAAAAGCTGCAGAACAATCTTCGTCGTTTATTAAACGAAATGGAGATCATTGAGAGCTATTTTGCATTTCCGGGCATCTTACGTTTGCGAGCACTGAATGAAATGCTGGAAAGGCAGGAACATACTGCCCTTACCAATAAAATAGCTGAAATTACCAAACATCTGGTAAGCGACAGGTACAGGAGCAATCCAGATTTGATGGAAGATGAAGACCAGGGTGTAGAGATCTCTGATAGAGGAGAGCATCCCGATGCTGTTAAAAAAAACTATTTCGAAGTTTTATTTGTAGAGGATATTTCGCTTCAGGAGGAATGTAAACTTAGAAATGACCTTAAAGATCTTAGAGGTTCTAACGAACAGTTCAATTACGGGATTGTGGTGCAACGTTCTTTTGAAGATGCATTGATCGCTTTACACTTTAATTATAATATTCAGGCCGTGGTAGTGCGCTATGCGCCGCCTTATCATTCCAAAAAGTTAACTCCAACCTTAAAGCCTTTTATTCAAAAAGTTTTAAACCTGGATCTTGCTTCAAAACCTTCCTCTGAACTGGGACCGGTTCTGGGAGATCTTGTGAAAAAATTCAGACCAGAACTCGATACTTATTATGTAACAGATACTGCGCTTGGAAAACTTAAGGATACTACCTTAAAAACTTTCAGGAGGATCTTTTACAGGACTGAAGATCTTCAGGAATTACATCTTACCATATTACGCGGAATTAGTGAGCGTTATGAAACCCCATTCTTTTCAGCATTAAAGGAGTACAGTAAAAAACCAACCGGTATATTTCATGCGATGCCTATCTCAAGAGGTAATTCGGTTTTTAAGTCAAGATGGATCAATGATTTCGGTAATTTCTATGGAAGAAATATGTTCCTGGCCGAAACTTCTTCCACAACGGGAGGCCTTGATTCCTTGCTACAGCCAACCGGCTCTTTAAAGAAAGCACAGAAAATGGCCAGCGATGCCTATGGCTCGTTGAATACCTTTTTTGTGACCAATGGAACTTCAACAGCAAACAAGATTGTAGTTCAGGCCCTGGTAAAGCCTGGGGATGTCATCCTGATCGACAGGGACTGCCATAAATCACATCACTATGGACTGGTCCTTTCCGGAGCATATCCTGTTTATCTGGATTCCTATCCTATAGAAGAATATTCAATGTATGGAGCGGTGCCATTGGAACAGATAAAAGAAAAACTCCTTCGTTTGAAAAAGGAAGGAAGACTGGACCTGGTAAAAATGTTATTGCTTACCAACTGTACCTTTGATGGTCTTGTTTACAACGTAGAAAAAGTGATGCAGGAAATTCTGGCGATTAAGCCAGATATGGTCTTTTTATGGGATGAGGCATGGTTCGCTTTTGCAGGCTTCACCTACAATTATAAGCAACGAACAGGAATGTTCGTTGCCAAAAAGCTACATGAAAAATACAATAGCAGTGCTTACAGGGAAGAGTATGAAGAACATATTAAGAACCTTAAGAAAGATGAGATCCCAAGGCTGCCAGAACCTGATAAAGTAAGGATCAGGGTTTATTCAACCCAGAGTACACACAAGACTCTTAGTAGCTTCCGCCAGGGTTCCATGATACATATCTGGGACGAAGATTTCAGGAGAAAGAGTGAAAACACTTTTATGGAGGCTTATATGACGCATACTTCCACCTCACCTAATTATCAAATGTTAGCTTCATTAGATGTTGGCAGAAGACAGGTACAGTTTGAAGGCTATGAGCTTGTGGAAAAAAGTATAGAAATGGCCATGGTGCTTCGTGCAAAAATAAATGACCATCCAAGGCTTAATAAATATTTTGATGTGTTAACCGTGAGTGATTTTATTCCTGCGGAACTCCGAAAATCAGGACTTTCTGAATACTATACCTCGAAGGAGGGCTGGAACAGAATGGAAACTGCCTGGGAGAAGGATGAATTTGTACTGGATCCTACTAAGATCACGCTTCATATTGGACGTACCGGGGTTGACGGTGATACCTTCAAGAACAAATATTTGATGGATAAGTTTAATATCCAGATCAATAAAACCTCAAGGAATACGGTGCTGTTTATGACCAATATAGGTACCACCCGTGGAAGTGTTACTTACCTTACCAATGCGCTGCTCAAGATCGCAGATGAACTGGATAAGGAGTTGCTTTCCCTAAGTTCGAAAGAAAGTAAAATTCGTGAGGAGAAGATCTATTCTTTAACCAAAGATTTCCCCCCATTACCTGATTTTAGTTATTTCCATAATTCCTTTCAGGCAGTGCCGGGAGTACCTGGAGGAAATATCAGGGAGGCCTTTTTTCTGGCCTACAATGAGGAAAATTATGAGTATATGCCATTAGAAGAATGTTTGCCAGCTATGGAAAATGACAGAACCTTAGTAGCATCATCCTTTATTATTCCTTATCCACCCGGATTTCCAGTGCTTGTTCCTGGCCAGGTAGTAAGTAAAGAGATCATTAGGTTTCTAACGGCATTAGATGTTTCAGAAATTCACGGTTATCGTGCCGATCTGGGATTGAGAATTTTTAAGGAAAATGTATTGAACCGGCAAAAAACGGTGACCTCCATGGGAGCGATGGGAAATAATAAAAAGAAGAAATTAATTAAATAAAAAAGCATTATGGATAATAAGAAACCAAAAACAACTAAAGATAAAAAGACCAAACCTGCAATTAAAACAGGTTCAGACAGGACCAAAATTCCTATTCGTGGAAAGTCTGATAATTCTAAAAAGCAAGCTCCTAAAGCCAAACCACAACCTGCTGCGAAAAAATATACAGCCAAGGCAAAACCCGCAGCTTCCAAGGCAAAAGGAAATAAAACAGCTGTAAAAAAAGCTGTTTCGAAGAAATCTGAATTAAATGGAGTTTCAGATATCAGAAGGTCTTTTCATAAAAACGAGGAACCTCTGTATTTTATCAGCGCCACCAATTTCAATCTGTTAGGAGCTGATGAATGGATCAAAGGTTTCAAATTCATCACATATATCGAATGTTTTGACGGTTTGCATCCAAATGTATTTTCTCCAAAACAGGAAATTCCGCATGACGATTTTGAAGGAATAGAAGATATCAACAACTATTTGCTTCAGCATCCTGAAGTGCAGGATTACCTCAAAACAAGATCTGTAGATGGAAGACCTGGAAAAGCAATGTTTCTTATGTTCAATGAAGAAACAGAGCGACTTGCTGATAAACTTGGTTTGGATATCATGTTCCCTAGTGCCGAGATGAGAACCTTCCTTGATAACAAGGTGAATACCAATAGAATTGCCGAAAGGGCAGGAGTTTCTTGCGTTCCTTATGTGCTTTCAAAAGTGAATGATTTTGAACATCTTCAGGAAGTTTCCAAAGAATTAGGTGATAAACTGGTCATACAAACTCCTTTTGGGGATTCTGGACATACTACTTTCTTTATTTCCAACGAGGAAGAATATCAAAAATATGCCGAGGAGATCGAGGCCGAAGATGAGGTAAAGATCATGAAGCGCATTCGTTGTAGAGGTTCTGCAATTGAAGCTTGTGTAACTCGTCATGGGACTATCGTAGCCCCATTAATGACCGAATTGGTGGGCTTTGAAGAACTAACCCCTTATGAAGGTGGTTGGTGTGGTAATGAGATCTATCCAAACGCTTTCACTCCTGAACTAAGACAGAAAGCAATCGAGAATACCCAGTTATTTGGAGATCAGTTACGAAAGGAAGGTTACAAAGGATATTTTGAACTTGATTTTCTAATAGATCAGGATAACGGTGAAATTTACCTGGGTGAACTTAACCCAAGGGTGACCGGAGCGAGTTCCATTACCAACCACGCGGTATTTGCACTTGCAGATGCGCCACTATTCGTTTTTCATATCCTGGAATG from Gramella sp. MT6 harbors:
- a CDS encoding aspartate aminotransferase family protein, whose protein sequence is MIEQKSQSEELLERRKNIVANGVGVFNTATVKEAKGAIITDLDGRELIDFAGGIGVVNAGHCPEPVVEAIREQAGKYLHTSFNVVTYEPYIKLCEELAEILPHGEKTKAMLISTGAEAVENAIKIARQATKRPAVLCYTEAYHGRTLMAMSLTSKVNYKFSSGPFAPEVYRIPFPNFYKYSGTQDMDDFVETELNRLRESAHSMVDINSVAAIIIEPIQGEGGFNPVPQKYLEGLRSFCDEHGVLLIMDEIQSGFCRTGHWASWQHYNVQPDISTYAKSLGSGLPIAAVLGKAEIMDAAGPGTIGGTYIGSPVCCAAALATIQYMKDLNLNEKAIQIGKIVTDRMKKLQKEFSDIGDVRGVGAMIGIEFVKDNDPGKPNGELCDKIVKGCAAEGLVLLSAGTFKNVIRILSPLVISDEHLHQGLDILEDQIRKNIG
- a CDS encoding aminotransferase class I/II-fold pyridoxal phosphate-dependent enzyme; protein product: MKYKPADRIQDLQYFGEFGGVNPSISDSSTYTFLSAKTMFDTFEGNAEGCYLYSRHSSPSNLYLGEALAAMEGTEAANVTASGMGAITAVLMQLCNAGDHIVCSRTVYGGTYAFLKNFAPKFGIETTFVDITEPLLVNDAVQKNTKLVYCESVSNPLLEIADLEALSNITKVHKLKLVVDNTFSPLSISPAKLGADVVIHSLTKFINGSSDTVGGVICGTKDFINDLRNVNDGAAMLLGPTMDSLRAASILKNLRTLHIRMKQHSHNAMFLANKFQEDGFATVYPGLESHPGHDTFKKMMNESYGFGGMLTIDVGSLDKANELMELMQEKNLGYLAVSLGFYKTLFSAPGTSTSSEIPIEEQKQMGLSDGLIRFSIGLDNDIARTYEMMKECMIKVGVLDTEMV
- the nhaC gene encoding Na+/H+ antiporter NhaC codes for the protein MENSTEKPENEAIIENKELNIWEALIPVFALIAMLAFNVFVFGDDALSGSNQFILLLGGGVAAIVGYFNKVEFDYMIDEVAKNIQSTAGAILILLMVGALAGTWLISGIIPTMIYYGLQILNPTIFLAACVIICSVISLATGSSWTTSATVGIALIGIADALGISLGMTAGAILSGAYFGDKMSPLSDTTNLAPAMAGTDLFTHIRYMALTTVPTITITLIAFIIIGLNLDTSGSTDTTSILNSIDAAFNISPWLFLVPIIVIVLIVRKTSPLIALLIGTLLGAVAALIAQPDVVLAISGMENLNFISGYKGIMNAITVDTAVETDSEALNDLFASSGMAGMLGTIWLIICAMVFGGIMEAIGALAKISKALLNMFHTTFGLFASTVFSCLALNVTASDQYLAIVVPGKMFAKAYRDKGLAPENLSRSLEDSGTVTSVLVPWNTCGAYHSGVLGVPVLSYAGYAFFNYLSPFMTLLFAAIGIKIKMLSEK
- a CDS encoding Lrp/AsnC family transcriptional regulator; this encodes MKIDELDKRILRHLQQDSKKTNKEIANDLSLSVTAVYERIRKLEREGVISKYVALLDPEKVEKGFMVLCQIKLIQHKKDFLTKFEKEITSLPEVIECLHVSGDYDYILKVLVKDMDAYREFMVTKLTSLDHIGSTKSIFTINKVKQSTVISL
- a CDS encoding biotin carboxylase, with amino-acid sequence MDNKKPKTTKDKKTKPAIKTGSDRTKIPIRGKSDNSKKQAPKAKPQPAAKKYTAKAKPAASKAKGNKTAVKKAVSKKSELNGVSDIRRSFHKNEEPLYFISATNFNLLGADEWIKGFKFITYIECFDGLHPNVFSPKQEIPHDDFEGIEDINNYLLQHPEVQDYLKTRSVDGRPGKAMFLMFNEETERLADKLGLDIMFPSAEMRTFLDNKVNTNRIAERAGVSCVPYVLSKVNDFEHLQEVSKELGDKLVIQTPFGDSGHTTFFISNEEEYQKYAEEIEAEDEVKIMKRIRCRGSAIEACVTRHGTIVAPLMTELVGFEELTPYEGGWCGNEIYPNAFTPELRQKAIENTQLFGDQLRKEGYKGYFELDFLIDQDNGEIYLGELNPRVTGASSITNHAVFALADAPLFVFHILEWMDIEYDLDIAAINKRWSNQENLDGWSQLIIKHTEDTVEYVTGAPRSGIWRMYDTGHIQYDRMDTHRRAVENENEAFFLRISKKGDYLYEGADMGILVTRGRMMTDDFKLNNRAKHWIKAIRSQYTSEMVEDKKKPNLSGTLTK
- a CDS encoding carbon-nitrogen hydrolase family protein, producing the protein MNPFAIAGIQMKVSAVAPNVEMMKLKLDITMSLYPWVDMVVFSELCGYGPLTHTAQEIPGEFEQEMCKMAKKHNVWLLPGSIFEKSEGKIYNTATVINPDGEVVTRYRKMFPFYPYEVGVTPGSEFCVFDVPGVAKFGLSICYDMWFPETVRTLTVMGAEVILHPTMTGTIDREIELSIVRAMAAVNQCYFFDVNGLESGGSGRSIVCGPDGRVIYQAEGNEEIFPLELNIDRVRRSRELGILRLGQPLKSFRDHIGQFGIYQHGAQLPYLNSLGPLIKPTKLDTLSKLKMQENEYEPPVNPTGYKGFNEL
- a CDS encoding aminotransferase class I/II-fold pyridoxal phosphate-dependent enzyme, with translation MEENKPDSSYHYNVAQLRLESWNNLKNESIKLEKCNRGSSDEKKLQNNLRRLLNEMEIIESYFAFPGILRLRALNEMLERQEHTALTNKIAEITKHLVSDRYRSNPDLMEDEDQGVEISDRGEHPDAVKKNYFEVLFVEDISLQEECKLRNDLKDLRGSNEQFNYGIVVQRSFEDALIALHFNYNIQAVVVRYAPPYHSKKLTPTLKPFIQKVLNLDLASKPSSELGPVLGDLVKKFRPELDTYYVTDTALGKLKDTTLKTFRRIFYRTEDLQELHLTILRGISERYETPFFSALKEYSKKPTGIFHAMPISRGNSVFKSRWINDFGNFYGRNMFLAETSSTTGGLDSLLQPTGSLKKAQKMASDAYGSLNTFFVTNGTSTANKIVVQALVKPGDVILIDRDCHKSHHYGLVLSGAYPVYLDSYPIEEYSMYGAVPLEQIKEKLLRLKKEGRLDLVKMLLLTNCTFDGLVYNVEKVMQEILAIKPDMVFLWDEAWFAFAGFTYNYKQRTGMFVAKKLHEKYNSSAYREEYEEHIKNLKKDEIPRLPEPDKVRIRVYSTQSTHKTLSSFRQGSMIHIWDEDFRRKSENTFMEAYMTHTSTSPNYQMLASLDVGRRQVQFEGYELVEKSIEMAMVLRAKINDHPRLNKYFDVLTVSDFIPAELRKSGLSEYYTSKEGWNRMETAWEKDEFVLDPTKITLHIGRTGVDGDTFKNKYLMDKFNIQINKTSRNTVLFMTNIGTTRGSVTYLTNALLKIADELDKELLSLSSKESKIREEKIYSLTKDFPPLPDFSYFHNSFQAVPGVPGGNIREAFFLAYNEENYEYMPLEECLPAMENDRTLVASSFIIPYPPGFPVLVPGQVVSKEIIRFLTALDVSEIHGYRADLGLRIFKENVLNRQKTVTSMGAMGNNKKKKLIK
- a CDS encoding VOC family protein, which produces MGGTTSKRKKKETNKGIISWFEIPAINFQQSVDFYNEIFGIEMEKNFDDNYAMAFFPVDNGIGGAIVKGPGSTPSDTGPLLYLNAGKDLNTILERVEPAGGRIVMTKTLINKESGHFAIFIDSEGNKLALHSNK